The region GAAGTTTACATCACTTCACCAAATAGGTAATCATATATTTTAACAATTATTTGATTGAAAAGAAAAAGGTGATGCGTAATTTTTTGACACTTACTTGATATACAATTTATGTTCAAATTTGATTATTTTTCAGGTCGAGTTTAGTGTGTGATGGGAAAAATAATCCAGCTATTTTTGGACGAAAATGTGGGAGACCAATAGGAATTGACTTCCATTATGACAAAAATCTTTTGTATATTACAGATGCTTATAAAGGACTTCTAGTGGGAACTGATAAAAGACTTGCAGTACAACTAGCCACTGAAGCAGAAGGGATGCCTTTTAAATTTCCTGACGGCTTAAACGTTGACCAACTCACTGGAAATGTTTATTTCACAGATGCTAGTTCTGTTTACGAACTAAGGTATATGTTTCCTAACCAAAGGAAAAATAAACTCTTTAACGataattaagattttttttaacttttagacGTGGCATAACCTTAATATTTTAGCAACAACTCAAAATGAAAGAGTGATAAAGACAAATGACACAAGGTCATTCTTcatttctttatgttttctatgaTAATGGATTTATCTTTTGCAAGTGTAACAAAAGGGGGTGTAGTTGGACCCAAATAATAAATCCAAGTACATGTTAAGAAAGACTGAGAATGTATATTTTGGAAAAAAGATTAACACTCAATCATTGTtctatattaaaattatattacaATGATCTATAGAcaagaaaaatatatttgtacttTACAACCTTCTggctataaataaaaataaaaatatgaataatattTTTACAATATATGTATGAAATCATTATCTAAAATCTTATAAATTGGAAATGTCATAATTTGCTTTCTTAAACATTTGATATTATGAAATAATATATTCACTATATAGTGTAAACAATGATAGAAGCACAAGTTAGGTGGTTCTATttccacaatttttttttctctctgcACTAATTCTAAAAAATTCCCATAAATTTTTAGAACCAAAACAAAATTAATAAACATACGTTCTAATATTATAATTTTGTACAAAATTCtccattattaaaataataataaaactaaaccTACCCCACcttctatatttttttatatataaatatatttataaaaatacaatCAAATTCACTTTAGCACACTctataaattgaaaaaaaaataggcttactaacaaaatttaatatatattatcttaaacactaataacatatataatattaaaataaagtaaaaatcTTATCTTATGTCATTAGtgcaaaataattaataaattaacacaCACTTAAAAAAAGAAGTATGTAATTTGTTTTTATAAGAGTcataacagttttttttttttaatatgataaCTATCCTAATTTTATATAAGATACGATGAAAACAATTCATCGCATTTATgttaatttgtaaaaaaaaaatataatttgaaaTAGTTAACTAACTAGAAATGGTGAGgagtgaaaaaaaataataagtagtaacaacaaaattaaaccaaaccaacaaattagaaagcatttaaaattttctttatgttgttggTGTTGGAACTTCATGATCGTGGTCGGCAGGTAAGATTTTCCTATTCTATTTAGGGCTTTAGAGGTTAGAAATGACTTGCAAGTTTCCCAATATGCAAATATAAATATTGTATATTTCATTTTAAAATAAAGAATTAAGCTCAACATTACACAATATAATTTTGGCACATTGAGGTTATGCGAACTCTATATTTTCCAAGTTCTTAGGCTAAGAAGGCCTAAAAAGAATTATGACTTTAAATTTGGGCCTAATTTGTATTTATGGTAGATTTACCTTGTACGTACTGTACTCATGCGGccatttaattttctaaaatcAACAATGTATATGTTCTTGCAGCCAATTGCCAATAGCAGTTCTATTAAATGACAGTACAGGAAGATTACTAAAATACAACCCCATAACAAATAATGTATCAGTGCTTCTAAGGGGGCTTGGTGGAGCAGCTGGAGTGGCAGTAAGTTCCGATGGCTCGTTTGTTCTTGTAACTGAGTACATAACCAAGAGAATTCAAAAATTTTGGCTAAAGGGTCCTATGGCTTTTAAATCACAAGTTATTATCAACCTCCAAGGCAGGCCTGATAACATTAAGAAGACTCCTACAGGAGACTCTTTTTGGGTGGCAGTCACCACAATGAATCTTATTGGTCGAACTATCCCTACAGCTATAGAGATTACTGGAAATGGTACCATTTTGCGTACCCTGTCTCTTGACCACTATTATTTCGGCACCCCTATTAGTGAATTTAACCAGCGTGGCTCGTACTTTTATGCTGGATCTCTTCAAGCTAATTTTGTTGGTTTGTTAAGCTAAAGAAAgggttacatatatatatatatatatatatggtcaaTAATGTTTTCGTGTTGTTACAATTTGAAAATCTTGCGAGATGTATAAGAATCGAGCAATATCTAAATAAGTTGTTGAAATAAAAGATAAATTACATTAACCTTTTTACTTTCACAAATAATGCAATATGCTCACTTTGTCTAAGTGTGGTAAATTAATATTATCATAATTCACCCATATTGGAAAATCACTTGAAACATTTGATAAAAAAACTTGTTTGAGGTATTTTTAGTAAGATTTTAAAGAAATAGTAAATATATTAGTACATAAagtaattatattaaataaagaGATTAGAACATTTTTTTAGGAAATATAAATAGAATTAGGG is a window of Humulus lupulus chromosome 4, drHumLupu1.1, whole genome shotgun sequence DNA encoding:
- the LOC133830763 gene encoding protein STRICTOSIDINE SYNTHASE-LIKE 12-like, with the protein product MDTIIIAFLVISFSSIHIVLSGPIFKFQKLDLPSTSTGPETITFDSVGRGPYTGISDGRIVRYNGSNFIEVYITSPNRSSLVCDGKNNPAIFGRKCGRPIGIDFHYDKNLLYITDAYKGLLVGTDKRLAVQLATEAEGMPFKFPDGLNVDQLTGNVYFTDASSVYELSQLPIAVLLNDSTGRLLKYNPITNNVSVLLRGLGGAAGVAVSSDGSFVLVTEYITKRIQKFWLKGPMAFKSQVIINLQGRPDNIKKTPTGDSFWVAVTTMNLIGRTIPTAIEITGNGTILRTLSLDHYYFGTPISEFNQRGSYFYAGSLQANFVGLLS